One genomic segment of Borreliella mayonii includes these proteins:
- a CDS encoding DUF276 domain-containing protein (DUF276 is restricted to Borreliella and related spirochetes.), whose amino-acid sequence MKTKYGINIKDNSIYDIINFPSSSIDKQISEVLKELFSKIKENGSYFNALKEDLSTPKSSTYEAIRKALLNVEGVKHINILSGPGTINLCLILQEDCFKDKEKNQIKIETKQNIWQAIYCTAPSGTVFKGDVEIEFLNKHNQKKHTNSA is encoded by the coding sequence TTGAAAACAAAATACGGCATAAACATTAAAGACAATTCAATTTATGACATAATAAACTTTCCAAGCTCAAGCATTGATAAACAAATATCAGAAGTCTTAAAAGAGCTTTTTTCTAAAATAAAAGAAAATGGAAGCTATTTTAATGCACTCAAAGAAGACTTAAGCACACCCAAAAGCTCAACTTATGAAGCAATAAGAAAAGCCTTGCTAAATGTTGAAGGGGTTAAACACATAAACATTTTAAGTGGGCCTGGAACAATCAACCTATGCTTAATATTGCAAGAAGATTGCTTTAAAGACAAAGAAAAAAATCAAATCAAAATTGAAACTAAACAAAATATTTGGCAAGCAATATACTGTACAGCGCCAAGCGGAACAGTTTTTAAAGGTGACGTTGAGATTGAGTTTTTAAACAAACACAATCAAAAAAAACATACAAATTCAGCTTAG
- a CDS encoding DUF276 domain-containing protein (DUF276 is restricted to Borreliella and related spirochetes.) has protein sequence MDAQIRDIYNKILTEKYIEMGTSLRYQDFLAPVSIIRGIKEMRIGVCIKSDDIKKITQLSDSNFAFNKDENTSENEIIIFDTNKILLLTGNKNE, from the coding sequence ATAGATGCTCAAATTAGAGACATTTACAACAAAATATTAACCGAAAAATACATTGAAATGGGAACATCTCTTAGATATCAAGACTTTCTTGCACCAGTTAGCATTATCAGGGGAATAAAAGAAATGAGAATCGGAGTTTGCATTAAAAGTGATGACATAAAAAAAATCACACAACTTAGTGACAGTAATTTTGCATTCAATAAAGACGAAAACACCAGTGAGAATGAAATCATTATTTTTGATACAAACAAAATACTACTATTAACAGGGAATAAAAATGAATAA
- a CDS encoding DUF685 domain-containing protein gives MQNDTFYNSEFGCFKKAIKDVISKELLENKEYIKNIYIKVISKLLELSEPLENIDFDTVF, from the coding sequence ATACAAAACGATACATTTTACAACAGTGAATTTGGGTGCTTTAAAAAAGCAATAAAAGACGTAATTAGCAAGGAACTTTTAGAAAATAAAGAATATATAAAAAACATTTACATTAAAGTAATCTCTAAGCTTTTAGAACTAAGCGAACCACTTGAAAACATAGATTTTGACACTGTTTTTTAA
- a CDS encoding DUF685 domain-containing protein, producing MTLFFKKIKSTFISSLKHTNTKPSSNKISIYNSNTKDIELIQFEILIESLKEVLAEKSEINKLKNDLIGYLQINDFTDKFRNSFKSIPKQTFDTKNEQLVSCYQNGIPQVVDVPIWWQGKPHGFGELHTIVDDATIIEFQYKNKAITVVLKNKRSTSIVINESYKNNYIYLQINAEIRYSSSTEDHDKQFYLQFEKSSAKILIASFSSQNMPTLKTPIYNGWYYVGSGKLSMGEEMPILNKV from the coding sequence TTGACACTGTTTTTTAAAAAAATTAAATCTACGTTTATTTCAAGCTTAAAGCATACAAACACAAAGCCGTCTTCAAACAAAATTTCAATTTACAACTCAAACACAAAAGATATTGAGCTTATTCAATTTGAAATTTTGATTGAAAGTTTAAAAGAGGTTCTTGCAGAAAAATCTGAAATAAATAAACTCAAAAATGATTTAATCGGTTATTTACAAATAAACGATTTTACAGATAAATTCCGAAACTCTTTTAAATCAATACCCAAACAAACTTTTGATACAAAAAATGAACAGCTTGTAAGCTGCTATCAAAACGGAATCCCACAAGTTGTAGACGTTCCTATCTGGTGGCAAGGAAAACCACATGGCTTTGGAGAACTACACACAATAGTTGATGATGCTACAATAATAGAATTTCAATATAAGAACAAAGCTATAACTGTTGTACTTAAAAACAAAAGAAGCACATCAATTGTAATAAACGAATCATACAAAAACAATTACATTTATTTACAAATAAATGCAGAAATTAGATATTCAAGCTCAACAGAAGATCACGATAAACAATTTTATCTTCAATTTGAAAAAAGCTCTGCAAAAATTCTAATAGCTTCATTTTCTTCTCAAAACATGCCCACACTTAAAACACCAATTTACAACGGCTGGTACTACGTTGGATCAGGCAAACTAAGCATGGGAGAAGAAATGCCAATACTAAACAAAGTATAA
- a CDS encoding BlyA family holin gives MDTILIFLSTIDNTKLIILGGFIVLAIIPIILAIKPPFIENLNVLIKKFLKNTNKKETK, from the coding sequence ATGGATACAATACTTATTTTTTTGTCAACAATTGACAACACAAAACTAATTATATTAGGAGGATTTATTGTGCTGGCAATAATACCAATAATTTTGGCAATAAAACCGCCTTTTATAGAAAATTTAAATGTTCTTATTAAAAAATTTTTAAAAAATACAAATAAAAAGGAAACAAAATGA
- a CDS encoding BlyB family putative holin accessory protein, with the protein MNIKSGIEALNNLYDFLKSSDSPTEIKVEKGIYLGLNLYNLIMSIYKDKITTLEKEESIKILNEIENVNNKITQLISSINDERDASIIEHLREERNELMTIKTQALQ; encoded by the coding sequence ATGAATATCAAATCTGGAATTGAGGCTTTAAATAATTTATATGATTTTCTAAAAAGTAGTGATTCCCCAACAGAAATCAAAGTGGAAAAGGGAATATATTTAGGACTTAACCTTTACAACCTAATAATGAGCATCTACAAAGACAAAATAACAACCCTTGAGAAGGAAGAATCAATAAAAATATTAAATGAAATTGAAAATGTTAATAATAAAATTACTCAACTTATATCAAGCATTAATGATGAGAGAGACGCAAGCATTATTGAACATTTAAGAGAAGAGAGAAATGAACTAATGACAATCAAAACTCAAGCACTCCAATAA
- a CDS encoding BBA14 family lipoprotein → MQIKNFPFLFLLNTLIIFSCSTIASLPEEPERPKDSILKALSLYEAHLSSYIMYLQTFLVKTKQKVNNKNYPEFKLFDTSKLEKDQTLKSIKTNIANLKNHIDKIKPIAIQIYKKYTLTP, encoded by the coding sequence TTGCAAATTAAAAATTTCCCTTTTTTGTTTTTATTAAACACCCTTATAATCTTTTCATGCTCTACAATAGCAAGCCTTCCAGAAGAACCAGAGCGCCCAAAAGATTCAATATTAAAGGCTTTAAGCTTATATGAAGCGCATCTTTCAAGCTATATTATGTATTTACAAACATTTCTTGTGAAGACTAAACAAAAAGTAAATAATAAAAATTATCCTGAGTTTAAACTTTTTGACACCAGTAAATTAGAAAAAGATCAAACTCTCAAATCAATCAAAACAAACATTGCCAATTTAAAAAATCACATTGATAAAATAAAACCAATTGCAATACAGATTTACAAAAAATATACCCTAACACCTTAA
- the ospA gene encoding outer surface lipoprotein OspA translates to MKKYLLGIGLILALIACKQNVSSLDEKNSVSVDLPGEIKVLVSKEKDKDGKYSLMATVDKLELKGTSDKNNGSGVLEGVKADKSKVKLTVSDDLSKTTLEVLKEDGKTLVSRKVTSKDKSSTEEKFNEKGELAEKTMTRADETRLEYTEIKSDGSGKAKEVLKGYALEGTLTAEKTTLVVKEGTVTLSKNISKSGEVTAELNDTDSAAATKKTGAWNSGTSTLTITANSKKTKDLVFTKENTITVQKYDTAGIKLEGSAVEIKTLDELKNALK, encoded by the coding sequence ATGAAAAAATATTTATTGGGAATAGGTCTAATATTAGCCTTAATAGCATGTAAGCAAAATGTTAGCAGCCTTGACGAGAAAAACAGTGTTTCAGTAGATTTACCTGGTGAAATTAAAGTTCTTGTAAGTAAAGAAAAAGACAAAGACGGCAAGTACAGCCTAATGGCAACAGTAGACAAGCTTGAGCTTAAAGGAACTTCTGATAAAAATAATGGATCTGGAGTACTTGAAGGCGTAAAAGCTGACAAAAGTAAAGTAAAATTAACAGTTTCTGACGATCTAAGCAAAACCACACTTGAAGTTTTAAAAGAAGATGGTAAAACATTAGTATCAAGAAAAGTAACTTCTAAAGACAAGTCATCAACAGAAGAAAAATTCAATGAAAAAGGCGAATTAGCTGAAAAAACAATGACAAGAGCTGACGAAACCAGACTTGAATACACAGAAATTAAAAGCGATGGATCCGGAAAAGCTAAAGAAGTTTTAAAAGGCTATGCTCTTGAAGGAACTTTAACTGCCGAAAAAACAACATTGGTGGTTAAAGAAGGAACTGTTACTTTAAGTAAGAACATTTCAAAATCTGGAGAAGTAACAGCTGAGCTTAATGACACTGACAGTGCTGCTGCTACTAAAAAAACTGGAGCTTGGAATTCAGGCACCTCAACTTTAACAATTACTGCTAACAGCAAAAAAACTAAAGACCTTGTGTTTACAAAAGAAAACACAATTACAGTACAAAAATACGACACAGCTGGCATTAAATTGGAAGGATCAGCAGTTGAAATTAAAACACTTGATGAACTTAAAAACGCTTTAAAATAA
- the ospB gene encoding outer surface lipoprotein OspB translates to MRLYLLGFTLVLALIGCAQKGTEPKNTSGKNNDQEIIDSSKAEKDDKQTLPAATEDLVSLFNGNEVFVSKEKNSSGKYDLRAIIDQVELKGTSDKNNGSGNLEGVKPDKSKIKLMVSDDLNTVTLETYDASNQKISSKVTKKQGSITEETLKANKLDSKKLTRSNGTTLEYSQMTNADNATKAVETLKNGIKLEGNLVGGKTTVEIKEGTVTLKREIEKDEKVKIFLNDTASGSNKKTGKWEDSTSTLTISADSKKTKDLVFLTDGTITVQNYDTAGTSLEGSPKEIKDLSELKGALK, encoded by the coding sequence ATGAGATTATATTTACTAGGCTTTACTTTAGTATTAGCTTTAATAGGATGTGCACAAAAAGGCACTGAGCCAAAAAATACTTCTGGAAAAAACAATGATCAAGAAATTATAGACTCAAGCAAAGCAGAAAAAGACGATAAACAAACCCTTCCTGCAGCGACAGAAGACTTAGTGTCTTTGTTTAATGGGAATGAAGTTTTCGTAAGCAAAGAAAAAAATAGCTCCGGTAAATATGATTTAAGAGCAATAATTGATCAGGTTGAGCTTAAAGGAACTTCCGATAAAAACAATGGTTCTGGAAACCTTGAAGGTGTAAAACCTGACAAGAGTAAAATAAAGTTAATGGTTTCTGACGATCTAAACACAGTAACCTTAGAGACATATGACGCTAGCAACCAAAAAATTTCAAGTAAAGTTACTAAAAAACAGGGGTCAATAACAGAGGAAACCCTCAAAGCTAATAAATTAGACTCAAAAAAATTAACAAGATCAAACGGAACTACACTTGAATACTCACAAATGACAAATGCTGACAATGCTACAAAAGCAGTAGAAACTCTAAAAAATGGCATTAAGCTTGAAGGAAATCTTGTAGGCGGAAAAACAACAGTGGAAATTAAAGAAGGTACTGTTACTCTAAAAAGAGAAATTGAAAAAGATGAAAAAGTAAAAATCTTTTTAAATGACACTGCATCTGGTTCTAATAAAAAAACAGGTAAATGGGAAGACAGTACTAGCACTTTAACAATTAGTGCTGATAGCAAAAAAACCAAAGACTTGGTGTTCTTAACAGACGGTACAATTACAGTACAAAACTATGACACAGCTGGCACTTCCCTTGAAGGATCACCAAAGGAAATTAAAGATCTTTCAGAACTTAAAGGTGCTTTAAAATAA
- a CDS encoding plasmid maintenance protein, with amino-acid sequence MKTLKQKSPSTTKRAKNFQHNLIVLISTLNFINLNLKKYTQKNILYFLNKNLERNKQNPIKLKTLQNYLYTLEKKFKVTLNYCKHLGKNSGSETYYKLKYEKEKCYLIINTYFKEKVINKINEFTQRIEKFNQINSSVKWECINNTNNIYKYKEYRNIQKNSKKTTNVEILKKYLSKCNFKTEIPSIIMNLKTTTRIKIYHLRNLKHIENDLKEIDPKNIEKHISDAIKENANNPGYLCKFFKNSGYKKIIDKIKETEKKYKSKKEILKKILESKIKELENKQYKKEDLEKFFRKTYEIYKIKPHFIIEYKKYPDLYELVKRAKKEIPKIQNKMVKLKSIKNNIFSILLEQLRHKVDNDKLIPTLKKFIENEPDLKYSKVFDNSYYNNLIEIVS; translated from the coding sequence TTGAAAACATTAAAACAAAAATCACCAAGCACTACAAAAAGGGCAAAGAACTTCCAACACAACTTGATTGTATTAATCTCTACTCTTAACTTTATCAACTTAAATTTAAAAAAATATACGCAAAAAAACATACTTTATTTTCTAAATAAAAACCTTGAAAGAAATAAACAAAACCCCATAAAACTCAAAACACTGCAAAACTATTTATACACACTAGAGAAAAAATTCAAAGTCACACTAAACTACTGTAAACATTTAGGAAAAAATTCTGGAAGTGAAACTTATTATAAGCTTAAATATGAAAAAGAAAAGTGCTATTTAATAATTAACACATACTTTAAAGAAAAAGTAATCAATAAAATCAACGAATTTACGCAAAGAATAGAAAAATTTAATCAAATAAATAGTAGTGTTAAATGGGAGTGTATTAATAATACTAATAATATATATAAATATAAAGAATATAGAAATATACAAAAAAATTCTAAAAAAACAACAAATGTCGAAATACTAAAAAAATATTTAAGTAAATGTAATTTCAAAACAGAAATTCCATCTATAATAATGAACTTAAAAACTACAACCAGAATTAAAATCTATCATTTAAGAAACCTAAAGCACATTGAAAATGATCTTAAAGAAATAGATCCTAAAAACATTGAAAAACACATATCAGACGCAATAAAAGAAAACGCAAACAATCCAGGGTATCTGTGTAAATTTTTCAAAAACAGTGGATACAAAAAGATAATAGATAAAATAAAAGAAACAGAAAAAAAATATAAAAGCAAAAAAGAAATTTTAAAAAAAATACTTGAATCAAAAATAAAAGAGTTAGAAAATAAACAATATAAAAAAGAAGATCTTGAAAAATTTTTCAGAAAAACATACGAAATTTATAAAATAAAACCACATTTCATAATAGAATACAAAAAATATCCAGATTTATATGAGTTAGTCAAAAGAGCAAAAAAAGAAATTCCCAAAATCCAAAACAAAATGGTAAAGTTAAAAAGTATAAAAAACAACATTTTTAGTATATTATTAGAACAGTTAAGGCATAAAGTAGATAATGATAAATTAATTCCTACTTTAAAAAAATTCATTGAGAATGAGCCTGACCTTAAATATAGCAAGGTATTTGACAATTCCTACTATAATAATTTGATTGAAATAGTGAGCTAG
- a CDS encoding DUF226 domain-containing protein, whose product MTALLERLKQKQKELKLNTENKPKFKKEKKANVFSKIEEVKGRKIYHTKIFNDFYTFGISKNEPTKFFISLRGIFNIEDISMFHLFSLREDDEFMGIYYGIKKLDKAFIVKNFNKKETYTLRKCEYIEFKFKKGSVFCYLNGLHILLKKDRINSPYYNTLLNIILELEIELYTFYSKKLSKGGIIPEWIKKRQK is encoded by the coding sequence ATGACGGCTTTACTTGAACGATTAAAGCAAAAGCAAAAAGAATTAAAATTAAACACAGAAAATAAACCAAAGTTCAAAAAAGAAAAAAAGGCTAATGTCTTTTCTAAGATTGAGGAGGTTAAGGGCAGAAAGATATACCATACTAAAATCTTTAATGACTTTTATACATTTGGAATAAGTAAAAATGAACCTACAAAATTTTTCATTTCTTTGAGGGGAATCTTTAACATAGAAGACATAAGTATGTTTCATTTATTCTCTTTAAGAGAAGACGATGAATTTATGGGAATTTATTATGGAATAAAAAAGCTTGATAAAGCGTTTATTGTAAAGAATTTCAACAAGAAAGAAACTTATACTCTTAGAAAATGTGAATATATTGAATTTAAGTTTAAAAAAGGTTCTGTTTTTTGTTATTTAAATGGTCTTCATATTTTACTTAAAAAGGATAGGATTAACAGCCCTTATTACAACACACTTTTAAATATTATTTTAGAATTAGAAATCGAACTATACACTTTTTATAGCAAAAAATTGTCAAAAGGGGGAATTATTCCTGAATGGATAAAAAAGAGACAAAAGTAA
- a CDS encoding ParA family protein, translating to MDKKETKVITVASIKGGVGKSTTSLIFATLLSIKCKVLLIDIDTQASTTSYFFNKIKDNNVDLINKNIYEVLISNLHIDNALITINENLDLIPSYLTLHKFNSESIPYKEFKLKEQLKLLSNHYDYIILDTNPSLDFTLTNALVCSDYIIIPITAEKWAVESLDLFTFFMNKLLLALPMYLINTKFKKNNTHRELLKVLKKNNNFLGTISEREDLNKRIAKNHIFDLTKDYIIEYQNTLTAFLNKSSCVH from the coding sequence ATGGATAAAAAAGAGACAAAAGTAATAACAGTTGCAAGCATAAAAGGTGGTGTTGGCAAGAGCACAACAAGTTTAATTTTTGCCACATTGCTTTCAATCAAATGCAAGGTTCTTTTAATAGATATTGATACTCAAGCTTCAACAACAAGCTATTTTTTCAATAAAATTAAAGACAATAATGTAGATTTAATAAATAAAAATATATATGAAGTCTTAATATCAAATTTGCATATAGATAATGCGTTAATAACAATTAACGAAAATTTGGATTTAATTCCAAGCTATTTAACATTACATAAATTCAATTCAGAATCTATTCCATATAAAGAATTTAAATTAAAAGAGCAGCTAAAGCTACTTAGCAATCATTACGATTATATAATACTTGATACAAATCCCAGCTTAGATTTTACTTTAACAAATGCTCTTGTGTGTAGCGATTACATAATAATACCAATAACAGCAGAGAAATGGGCTGTTGAAAGTTTAGATTTGTTTACTTTTTTTATGAACAAGTTATTATTGGCTTTGCCAATGTATTTAATTAATACTAAATTTAAAAAAAACAACACTCATAGAGAACTTTTGAAAGTTTTAAAGAAAAATAACAATTTTTTAGGCACAATATCTGAGAGAGAAGATTTAAATAAAAGAATAGCAAAAAATCACATATTTGATTTGACGAAGGATTACATAATAGAGTACCAAAATACGCTTACTGCGTTTTTAAATAAATCAAGTTGCGTACACTAA
- a CDS encoding chromosome replication/partitioning protein — MYIKINKRNLSESVREEEQALVHYNKLKEKLNINFQKEIYCKLEAMKVLKEIKDKEYYKLDNYSSFDDFAKDYRLARTQTYKYLKIATAIEEGVIEEKYVIKNGINDTICLLKTKESPSLKKSNQNSIKPLRFQLKKEESYFFYKKNSKLTSFILEKIFFEEKNFLLKIIKEFETYRNKRK, encoded by the coding sequence GTGTATATAAAGATAAATAAAAGAAATTTATCTGAGAGTGTTAGAGAAGAAGAACAGGCTCTTGTTCATTATAATAAGCTTAAAGAAAAATTAAATATTAATTTTCAAAAAGAAATTTACTGCAAATTAGAAGCAATGAAGGTTTTAAAGGAAATCAAAGATAAAGAATATTATAAGCTTGATAACTATTCTAGTTTTGATGATTTTGCAAAAGACTATAGACTTGCTAGAACCCAAACATATAAGTATCTTAAAATTGCAACAGCAATAGAAGAAGGAGTAATCGAAGAAAAGTATGTGATTAAAAACGGAATTAATGATACAATTTGTCTTCTTAAAACAAAAGAGAGCCCAAGTTTAAAAAAATCTAACCAAAACTCAATAAAACCACTAAGATTTCAGCTTAAAAAGGAAGAATCTTATTTTTTTTATAAAAAAAATTCCAAGCTTACAAGCTTTATTTTGGAAAAAATTTTTTTTGAGGAAAAAAATTTTTTATTAAAAATAATTAAAGAATTTGAAACTTATAGAAATAAACGAAAATGA
- a CDS encoding DUF261 domain-containing protein encodes MFIGKILQSNSELFKDIQKSGCYFLSLHYWIFVLTGLDFTAKDINLNYQRFLELGYIRNDCYILNPCKILGCYKIFSKVRHESPFYLPKAGREFEITEIKLKDRAFVHFLVMDNNKVLYDSLDLKSKGKKLQIISKRIFNYFI; translated from the coding sequence ATGTTTATTGGAAAAATATTACAAAGCAATTCAGAACTTTTTAAAGACATTCAAAAGTCCGGGTGTTATTTTTTATCTTTGCACTATTGGATATTTGTTTTAACAGGTCTTGATTTTACGGCAAAAGACATTAATTTAAATTATCAGCGGTTTTTGGAATTGGGTTACATTAGAAATGATTGTTATATTTTAAATCCATGCAAAATTCTTGGTTGTTATAAAATATTTTCTAAGGTTAGACATGAGAGTCCGTTTTATTTGCCTAAAGCTGGCAGAGAGTTTGAAATAACAGAGATTAAGCTAAAAGATCGAGCCTTTGTTCATTTTCTTGTAATGGATAATAATAAGGTACTTTACGATAGCCTTGATTTAAAGTCTAAAGGAAAGAAATTACAAATAATATCAAAAAGAATATTTAATTATTTTATTTGA
- the dbpA gene encoding decorin-binding protein DbpA: protein MTKYNKTNKTFKNLLKLTLLVNLLISCGLSGETKIRLETSAKDIVDKIDEIKKEAAAKGVNFDAFTSSATGGKVAGSGDFGDFIKQAKLRAIAVAEKFITAIEEEAAKLKETGYSGEFSAMYDLMFEVSEPLERIGIQDMKTKISEEAEKNPPTTAEGILEIAKKMREKLQRVKAKQKKDNKTK, encoded by the coding sequence ATGACTAAATATAATAAAACTAATAAAACCTTTAAAAATTTACTTAAACTCACTTTACTTGTTAACCTGCTTATATCATGCGGATTATCAGGAGAAACAAAAATTAGATTAGAAACATCAGCTAAAGATATTGTAGATAAAATAGATGAAATTAAAAAAGAGGCTGCCGCAAAAGGTGTAAATTTTGACGCGTTCACAAGCAGTGCAACAGGTGGTAAGGTAGCGGGATCAGGGGATTTCGGGGATTTCATAAAACAAGCAAAACTACGCGCTATTGCCGTAGCAGAAAAATTCATAACAGCAATAGAAGAGGAGGCTGCTAAACTTAAAGAAACTGGATATAGTGGTGAATTCTCAGCAATGTATGACTTAATGTTTGAAGTCTCAGAACCATTAGAAAGAATTGGGATACAAGACATGAAAACAAAAATCTCAGAGGAGGCCGAAAAAAATCCTCCAACTACAGCTGAAGGAATACTTGAGATTGCAAAAAAAATGAGAGAAAAATTGCAAAGGGTTAAAGCAAAGCAAAAAAAGGATAATAAAACCAAATAA
- the dbpB gene encoding decorin-binding protein DbpB produces MKKLNLTATTLFCALFIACNIELIKKTKLALESSSKDLKNKILKIKKEATEKGVRFAAFTDSKTGSKVTNGGPALREAKVQAIGETGKFLKTIEKEALKLKETGNSDQFLGMSDLMLEVAESLEEVGITGIKTRVLEDTKSNPINTAERLLEVKVQIENQLEAIKVKQNIENKEKKNNKSKKKK; encoded by the coding sequence GTGAAAAAATTAAATTTAACAGCCACGACTTTGTTTTGTGCTCTATTTATAGCATGTAATATTGAATTAATAAAAAAAACAAAGCTGGCACTTGAATCATCCTCGAAGGATTTAAAAAACAAAATTTTAAAAATAAAAAAAGAAGCCACCGAAAAAGGTGTGCGCTTTGCAGCTTTTACAGACAGTAAAACCGGCTCTAAAGTGACAAATGGAGGACCTGCCTTAAGAGAAGCAAAAGTACAAGCCATTGGCGAAACAGGAAAATTCCTTAAGACAATAGAAAAAGAAGCTTTAAAACTTAAAGAGACTGGAAACAGTGATCAATTCTTGGGTATGTCTGATTTAATGCTTGAAGTTGCAGAATCACTAGAAGAGGTTGGAATAACAGGCATAAAAACCCGTGTTTTGGAAGACACCAAAAGTAACCCTATAAACACAGCTGAAAGATTGCTTGAGGTTAAAGTTCAAATAGAAAACCAACTTGAAGCAATTAAGGTAAAACAAAATATTGAAAATAAGGAGAAAAAAAATAATAAAAGCAAAAAAAAGAAATAA
- a CDS encoding helix-turn-helix domain-containing protein: MIFKNRKEEYFFLFKKGLKDLDIAQILGVSESFVAKTRNKYFKSGDSFCKKNCFSSASDSAAESISKTSFNEDNFNNLVLIATKKACELENAKNETERLFYETVCSFIDSYHRYKNLSLAPIKKYALILDLKISKLQSEISANKKRGLKGQESLEAELADKIKKEREEAEKSLLLFA, encoded by the coding sequence ATGATATTTAAAAATAGAAAAGAAGAATATTTTTTTTTATTTAAAAAAGGTTTAAAAGATTTAGACATTGCTCAAATTTTAGGTGTTAGTGAATCTTTTGTAGCAAAAACCCGAAACAAATATTTTAAATCAGGCGATTCTTTTTGTAAAAAGAACTGTTTTTCTAGCGCTAGCGACTCAGCAGCAGAAAGCATCTCTAAAACATCTTTTAATGAGGATAATTTTAACAACTTGGTACTAATTGCTACAAAAAAGGCTTGTGAGTTGGAAAATGCTAAAAATGAGACTGAAAGGTTATTTTACGAGACAGTTTGTTCTTTTATTGATTCTTATCACAGATATAAAAATCTCAGTTTAGCGCCAATAAAAAAATATGCATTAATCTTGGATTTAAAAATTAGTAAACTTCAAAGCGAGATTAGCGCCAATAAAAAAAGGGGTCTTAAAGGCCAGGAAAGCCTTGAGGCAGAGCTTGCCGATAAGATTAAAAAAGAGAGAGAAGAGGCTGAAAAAAGCTTATTACTATTTGCATGA